A DNA window from Penaeus vannamei isolate JL-2024 chromosome 5, ASM4276789v1, whole genome shotgun sequence contains the following coding sequences:
- the LOC138861864 gene encoding uncharacterized protein, with protein MNRSTEGLDQSSLHAHAPCQVAPWRQESQEEENGVMPIAPASLTAPHDPDRENTDDSGMGADLEYEERGDAGDGRGEREHSVDEDGAVRGRRTSSAGKERQRRPSYTCYHGPPLPRNAPRVGRRARPRPPRDLDVLQLAAGASIMLAPVTPELLR; from the coding sequence ATGAACCGCTCTACGGAGGGGCTCGACCAGAGCTCGCTCCACGCCCATGCCCCGTGCCAAGTAGCGCCGTGGCGACAGGAGTcccaggaggaggagaatggggtcaTGCCCATCGCCCCCGCCAGCCTCACCGCGCCGCACGACCCCGACCGTGAGAACACCGACGATTCCGGCATGGGCGCCGACCTGGAGTACGAGGAGCGGGGCGACGCCGGCGACGGCCGCGGCGAGAGGGAGCACAGCGTGGACGAGGACGGGGCGGTGCGGGGGCGCCGCACCAGCTCGGCCGGGAAGGAAAGGCAGCGCCGCCCCTCCTACACCTGCTACCATGGCCCGCCTTTGCCGCGGAACGCGCCGCGGGTGGGCCGccgcgcccgcccgcgcccgccgcggGACCTGGACGTGCTGCAGCTGGCCGCGGGAGCGTCGATCATGCTCGCGCCCGTCACGCCCGAACTGCTCAGGTAA
- the LOC138861865 gene encoding uncharacterized protein produces the protein MPEGPAPKLPPGTRTRRSKSARASPRASPRASPRSSPHTSRHGSLRREGEEAPFISAPIHLEPRVVVAPPRMHNLPLPLGLGDNAVVSPLGTPLLSTPVSPSTPTPATPVSPVIPRIISTNWESLGAYDPYR, from the coding sequence ATGCCGGAAGGTCCCGCGCCCAAGCTCCCCCCAGGGACTCGCACCAGAAGAAGCAAGTCGGCCCGGGCTTCACCCAGGGCGTCCCCCCGGGCATCCCCGCGCTCGTCTCCGCACACGAGTCGGCACGGGTCCCTTCGGCGCGAGGGCGAGGAGGCTCCCTTCATCTCGGCACCCATCCACCTGGAACCTCGGGTCGTGGTGGCGCCCCCGAGGATGCACAACCTGCCGCTGCCCCTGGGCCTGGGGGACAACGCCGTCGTGTCGCCCCTCGGCACCCCGCTCCTCTCCACGCCCGTGtcgccctccacgcccacgcccgccacgCCCGTCTCGCCGGTCATTCCCAGGATCATCTCCACCAACTGGGAGTCACTCGGAGCCTATGACCCCTACAGGTAG